In Pecten maximus chromosome 10, xPecMax1.1, whole genome shotgun sequence, one genomic interval encodes:
- the LOC117336547 gene encoding leucine-rich repeat-containing G-protein coupled receptor 4-like, whose protein sequence is MPQSCKYFQIDYHNVKVRFTEKDKEYVYSSYSNVKVRFTEKDKEYVYSSYSNVKLMLTIVTQGYSASVPDDPHPCPVKAPCSCDFNKVECNNLTQTEFPTFTKVNATWHCWTLVMNYNNNIKRIPAGAFDNLPFCSLQIGHNGFEIMEDGALTGSEPYLDSVFMQFNKFKELPNEIARMPNITMMSIHDNPITTLPREMAFASTLQFLDIGSPEMTTWPDSIQTLKTVWSLSIYKLPMSDLPIDAFVGLEDSIGFVTFSATKFKGIPKAMRRLRKMTDLLIEDNVELTSDGIPDDAFSGMVSLRDIAITNSSLTRVPNLATIPALTHLELSNSPLSQWDLATLPDQPIIQSVDFSYTNIDSIPVAVRHTRSLFELSLDNTKVSNIGPNDLTGLQKLQQLSLDHAPLTDISMDAFNDTHLLQGLNLDSTKLPGFPRAIERLPALRFVSLQNISIECSCAELGWMKTWIGFKQFLGGDGKCHNIHMDFIEYIRNEIPKCP, encoded by the exons ATGCCACAATCCTGTAAATACTTCCAGATAGATTATCA CAATGTAAAGGTGAGGTTTACAGAGAAAGACAAGGAATATGTGTACTCCTCATACAGCAATGTAAAGGTGAGGTTTACAGAGAAAGACAAGGAATATGTGTACTCCTCATACAGCAATGTAAAG CTGATGCTGACCATTGTCACACAGGGTTACTCAGCCTCTGTACCCGATGACCCCCATCCCTGTCCCGTAAAGGCTCCGTGCAGCTGTGACTTCAATAAAGTGGAATGTAACAATCTTACTCAAACAGAATTTCCGACCTTCACCAAGGTCAACGCCACTTGGCACTGCTGGACACTCGTCATGAATTATAATAACAACATCAAAAGGATCCCGGCTGGAGCTTTCGATAATCTCCCTTTCTGTTCCCTTCAAATCGGTCACAATGGCTTCGAAATAATGGAAGATGGGGCACTGACTGGATCAGAACCATATCTGGATTCCGTTTTCATGCAGTTCAATAAATTTAAGGAACTTCCGAACGAGATTGCGCGAATGCCAAACATCACAATGATGAGTATCCATGACAACCCCATAACGACACTTCCGCGGGAAATGGCGTTTGCCTCAACTCTTCAATTTCTAGATATTGGTTCACCGGAAATGACGACATGGCCGGATTCCATTCAAACTCTGAAAACGGTTTGGAGTTTGTCCATTTATAAACTTCCTATGTCCGATCTGCCTATAGATGCGTTTGTAGGATTAGAGGACTCAATTGGATTTGTGACATTTTCAGCTACAAAATTTAAGGGTATTCCGAAAGCAATGAGGCGTCTGCGTAAAATGACGGACCTGTTGATCGAGGATAATGTTGAGTTAACATCTGACGGCATACCTGATGACGCGTTCAGTGGTATGGTGTCGCTCAGGGACATCGCTATCACTAATAGCAGTTTAACGAGGGTACCGAATCTGGCCACCATCCCAGCACTTACCCACCTAGAATTGAGCAATTCACCACTGTCACAATGGGACTTGGCAACATTGCCCGATCAACCAATCATCCAGTCAGTAGATTTTAGTTACACGAACATAGACAGTATTCCGGTCGCTGTACGCCACACCAGAAGTTTATTTGAATTATCACTAGACAACACTAAAGTGTCCAACATTGGACCAAACGACTTGACAGGGCTCCAAAAATTACAGCAACTTAGTCTGGATCATGCGCCTTTAACCGACATTTCCATGGACGCTTTTAACGACACACACCTCCTACAAGGTCTAAATCTAGATTCCACAAAACTACCAGGGTTCCCTAGGGCTATAGAACGACTTCCGGCTCTGAGGTTTGTGAGTTTACAAAACATTAGTATTGAATGTTCCTGCGCAGAACTTGGATGGATGAAGACTTGGATAGGTTTTAAGCAGTTTCTGGGTGGTGATGGGAAGTGTCATAACATACACATGGACTTTATTGAATACATTCGTAACGAGATACCAAAGTGTCCTTAA
- the LOC117335471 gene encoding uncharacterized protein LOC117335471, which yields MTDEDDDLDLLDERTEALWDSKILSLIAQSSQKKVELEDSGPSSYDEDEEQSSTRSRLENDKPTHDSVDQENSETDNLLSSDQTEANTASTSNKRSKWSPSDLYNIGLGPKHDILTTCVSPSQSAQKQLSQSKQCTSNAVVPESLPPFVPKVIFLDEKDEELEDYVDSDSSGAEEIQSSPVKKSVPDCKLKRPYDKYEVSDDDLTSSSPIVCSSPSPDRPKIKARRKFNANSPIVISDISEDNASPQVNKDHKQTKIQNVSVTEPPVKVSRIKNEFTERDSSLCKNLQSRSIVQSEPTKGMKYTGPLPGKESKPSKKDIGSRQEKNQSSVDQSTANEEDINKVCEWFPDACRKWIKQKIESSVQRGNENYLDFLVDSMVDGNYPKSTQTDPASQPGNKEPDIVVALGNNKIKTHSQSDRREKETNSAPPIRLYGKKSNYVGGPKGKGKAAVPKKPVRNVLDEYQSSEDEKDICMITAESMDTVRDNEVSSSSLPCESCKMSRNTDMVVQCCDGHLICNSCVEKEVKEILSPDSQEAQIKCPSENCKSTVPESQAKKILPNLILELLEDKLHKQAVESITKMEDLVTCPNCSFPVVMDAGIKEFECPNCKNTSCRYCKRLWLMTSHEDCNQFTTFLQENQDSKDLEPPSYWHPMPEEGDKDYVIVNLETSSVEFRHIKTLFSHSMSAKHITAIRRIQNPRLWQKFCLARKHMVEDYGQNQLNEKQLFHGTSTKAFDAICREGLDWRMCGENGTAFGQGTYFAKRAAYSDRYSQVPPRLGRTLPLPLANSRTIPLPPASSSAQFAQAFNLPSSFNTPQSNNPFLQQQPATFNNFGYQQPQQQSLLNTTSQSFGPTRNNNGMVTFGQSSSSGQVSFAQGQFGPSSASGQVSFAQGQFGPSSASGQVSFAQGQFGPSSASGQSSFAQGQFGPSSASNSQAIFQGYNQDPTMTTPLVSSSTDKVVFTNVEDTISLSKKYMFVARTLVGRYCLGNTGIRKPPPDPDDPKRRPFNSCVDNVLTPSIFVIFDSAQCYPEYIVEYAN from the exons ATGACTGATGAagatgatgaccttgaccttttagATGAGAGAACAGAGGCATTATGGGATTCCAAAATTCTTTCCTTGATTGCTCAGTCATCACAGAAAAAAGTTGAGCTAGAAGACAGTGGACCATCATCATATGATGAGGACGAGGAACAATCAAGTACTAGATCTAGACTAGAGAATGACAAACCTACACATGACAGTGTAGATCAGGAAAATTCAGAGACAGACAACTTGCTTTCTTCTGATCAGACAGAAGCAAATACTGCATCTACCTCAAACAAACGGTCAAAGTGGAGCCCTAGTGACTTGTATAACATCGGGTTAGGACCAAAACATGACATACTGACCACATGTGTCTCTCCAAGTCAAAGTGCACAGAAGCAATTATCACAATCAAAGCAATGTACCAGCAATGCTGTTGTCCCAGAAAGTCTTCCACCTTTTGTGCCTAAAGTGATTTTTTTGGATGAAAAAGATGAAGAACTAGAGGATTATGTTGACAGTGATTCATCAGGTGCAGAAGAAATACAAAGTTCACCTGTGAAGAAATCTGTTCCTGATTGTAAATTAAAGAGACCATATGATAAATATGAGGTTAGTGATGACGATTTGACCAGCAGTAGTCCCATAGTGTGTAGTTCCCCTAGTCCAGACCGACCCAAGATTAAAGCAAGGAGGAAATTCAATGCAAACAGTCCAATAGTCATCAGTGACATAAGTGAGGACAATGCTTCTCCACAAGTAAACAAAGATcataaacaaaccaaaatacaaaatgtttcTGTAACAGAGCCTCCTGTCAAAGTAAGTCGAATCAAAAATGAATTCACTGAGAGAGATTCAAGTTTGTGTAAGAATCTACAAAGTAGGAGCATTGTACAATCTGAACCGACAAAAGGAATGAAGTACACTGGACCTCTACCAGGAAAGGAATCTAAACCATCCAAAAAAGACATTGGATCTAGACAGGAAAAGAACCAGTCATCAGTAGATCAGAGTACTGCCAACGAGGAGGACATTAACAAAGTG TGTGAATGGTTTCCTGATGCCTGTAGGAAGTGGATAAAACAGAAGATAGAATCGTCTGTACAGCGAGGAAATGAGAACTACCTAGACTTCCTAGTGGATAGCATGGTAGATGGGAATTATCCGAAGTCAACTCAAACTGATCCGGCTTCTCAACCAGGAAACAAAGAACCTGACATTGTAGTTGCCCTTGGcaacaacaaaatcaaaacacaCTCACAATCAGATAGAAGAGAAAAAGAAACCAACTCAGCACCTCCCATACGGCTTTATGGTAAAAAATCCAACTATGTTGGTGGACCAAAAGGAAAAGGGAAAGCTGCTGTTCCTAAAAAG CCTGTTAGAAATGTCCTTGATGAATACCAGTCTTCAGAAGACGAGAAAGACATTTGCATGATAACTGCAGAATCTATGGACACCGTACGAGATAATG AAGTATCCTCATCGTCGCTACCCTGCGAGTCGTGTAAGATGAGCCGAAACACAGACATGGTGGTGCAGTGTTGTGACGGCCATCTCATCTGTAACTCTTGTGTGGAGAAAGAGGTGAAAGAGATCCTGTCCCCCGATAGTCAGGAG GCTCAGATTAAATGTCCAAGTGAAAACTGTAAGAGTACAGTACCAGAAA GCCAAGCCAAGAAGATTCTGCCAAACTTGATCCTGGAGCTGTTGGAGGATAAGCTACATAAACAAGCTGTAGAATCTATCACCAAAATGGAGGACCTAGTAAC GTGTCCAAACTGCAGTTTCCCAGTGGTCATGGACGCTGGTATCAAGGAATTTGAGTGCCCAAACTGTAAAAAC ACGAGCTGTAGGTACTGTAAAAGACTCTGGTTGATGACCAGTCATGAGGACTGTAACCAGTTCACAACATTTCTACAGGAAAACCAGGACAGTAAGGACCTGGAGCCGCCATCATACTGGCACCCGATGCCTGAAGAAGGTGACAAG GACTATGTTATTGTTAACCTGGAGACAAGCTCTGTAGAATTCCGCCATATCAAGACACTGTTCTCACACAGCATGTCCGCCAAACATATCACAGCGATCAGAAGGATACAGAACCCTCGTCTGTGGCAGAAATTCTGTCT AGCCAGAAAACATATGGTGGAAGATTATGGTCAAAACCAGCTCAATGAAAAACAGCTATTCCATGGCACAAGCACAAAAGCTTTTGATGCCATCTGTAGAGAAGGTTTGGACTGGAGGATGTGTGGGGAGAACGGAACAGCCTTCGGCCAAG GTACGTACTTTGCTAAGCGAGCTGCCTACTCAGACAGATATAGCCAGGTGCCTCCGAGATTAGGTAGAACCCTTCCCCTGCCACTAGCAAATAGCAGAACCATTCCCCTACCACCAGCAAGTAGCAGTGCTCAGTTTGCCCAGGCCTTCAATCTACCATCGTCTTTCAACACTCCTCAGAGCAACAATCCTTTCCTACAACAACAGCCAGCTACTTTTAATAACTTCGGTTACCAACAGCCGCAGCAGCAAAGCCTTCTTAACACAACTTCACAATCATTCGGGCCAACCAGAAATAACAATGGTATGGTGACATTTGGTCAATCCAGCAGCAGTGGGCAGGTGTCATTTGCGCAAGGACAATTTGGACCGTCAAGCGCTAGTGGGCAGGTGTCATTTGCGCAAGGACAATTTGGACCGTCAAGCGCTAGTGGGCAGGTGTCATTTGCACAAGGACAATTTGGACCGTCAAGTGCCAGTGGGCAGTCTTCATTTGCGCAAGGACAATTTGGACCATCAAGTGCCAGCAATTCTCAGGCAATATTTCAAGGTTACAACCAAGATCCAACCATGACCACACCACTTGTCAGCAGTTCAACTGATAAAGTTGTCTTTACAAATGTTGAGGATACAATCAGCTTAAGCAAGAAGTACATGTTTGTGGCCCGCACATTAGTCGGACGATATTGCCTTGGGAACACTGGAATACGCAAGCCTCCCCCAGACCCAGATGATCCTAAACGGCGCCCATTTAACTCTTGCGTTGACAATGTACTGACACCATctatatttgtgatttttgacTCTGCCCAGTGTTATCCGGAGTACATAGTTGAGTATGCCAATTAG
- the LOC117336737 gene encoding protein flightless-1 homolog, translating to MADDALFGAENTLEFLFMRDNKMKKIPTALGMMRKVSSLSIDGNPVQDFQVSVFQNVSSTLQYLEFGYPGMSFWPDSIRYLTSLTSLSVIYLTMDYLPLSAFLGLETSLGLLEIERCSIRSLPLSLSSLDALDVLSLTSNPNLKLSGIPREAFSGIKSLGEISITNQSFDTVPDIFHDSLTIRDIDISGTPITHFDASLIPDENNLQTVSLSDTLLSEFPPAISKMKNLQSLIIRNSSITSVSGSDLEGLTKLTYLGIMNAPLTSFSDDALKDTHNLQWLFLPNTNLTTVPRAINGLSYLRLVELEGNKIICTCASLGWLKHWEGNGYLILNGDCSNLQNVSLSFYYREQVPNCPDESNI from the coding sequence ATGGCCGATGATGCCCTCTTTGGTGCTGAGAACACGCTTGAATTTCTGTTCATGAGagacaataaaatgaaaaagattCCAACTGCCTTGGGTATGATGAGGAAAGTGAGTTCTCTCTCCATTGACGGAAACCCTGTACAAGATTTCCAAGTCAGCGTTTTTCAAAATGTATCCTCCACGCTCCAGTACCTAGAATTCGGCTATCCAGGAATGTCGTTTTGGCCAGATTCAATACGATATTTAACAAGCTTAACGAGTCTATCAGTCATATATTTAACGATGGATTATCTGCCCTTGTCTGCCTTTCTCGGACTAGAGACGTCTCTCGGACTTTTGGAAATTGAGAGATGTTCTATCCGAAGTCTGCCGTTGTCACTGAGCTCACTAGATGCCCTTGATGTGCTGTCTCTCACCAGTAACCCCAATCTGAAACTTTCCGGAATCCCGAGAGAAGCTTTCAGCGGTATTAAATCTCTAGGTGAAATTTCTATCACAAATCAAAGCTTCGATACAGTTCCTGACATCTTTCACGATTCACTGACGATTCGTGACATCGACATATCAGGAACACCTATTACCCATTTTGACGCCTCTTTGATTCCGGATGAAAATAACTTGCAAACTGTTAGTCTTTCGGATACGCTATTGTCCGAATTTCCCCCGGCGATTtccaaaatgaaaaatttacaATCTCTAATTATTCGGAACAGTAGCATTACCTCAGTGTCTGGATCAGACTTGGAAGGTTTGACGAAGTTAACATACCTCGGTATAATGAACGCTCCGCTGACTTCTTTCTCTGATGACGCTTTAAAAGACACACACAATCTTCAGTGGCTGTTTCTTCCTAACACAAACCTGACGACAGTACCAAGGGCAATAAATGGACTCTCATATCTCCGTTTAGTCGAACTGGAAGGCAACAAAATCATTTGTACATGTGCTAGTTTGGGGTGGCTGAAACATTGGGAAGGAAACGGATACTTGATACTCAATGGTGACTGTTCCAATCTGCAGAACGTCAGTCTTAGTTTTTACTATAGAGAACAGGTTCCGAATTGTCCAGATGAAAGCAATATCTAA
- the LOC117335441 gene encoding leucine-rich repeat-containing G-protein coupled receptor 4-like, with protein sequence MEFWNFVFMTSLMTTQITAVLPSKPWVQPEDVHDKSVISPFQPEATPLTQQSDITPGEHKHDCPAPPVCSCSDINNVIDCSGRGLTRVPEFSKSDGLWDLYIKNNNIHNLTDDDFQKIQIEYLDLSNNSLSAVSDNAFRGLENSLKTLHIETNHLEGIPKAVMSLSNISSLKIQQNPITHLDENVMKSLAKTLMTFHFGFEGMVTWPSSVQILNLFELGIYNLPLEELPETAFRNLNISWLYLNSMKLTKLPSSFGDLEKLFFLSFNTDKELTSNGVPSSLFEGLKGLNDLQIINSKLTALPDIFHYITGLFQLEINSVPIREFTSNMLPENSNITIANFNDTLFDEVPSAISEMKQLSVLSLNYNNITTIRSEDFAGLTKLRYISISNAPLKNVSMDAFQTLSSLAYIALDNTALTTVPRAIENVKFDILSLFGNKLICTCESMGWMKNWSGASRIGINGQCSNLGNMQVEDYIKQDIPRCP encoded by the exons ATGGAATTCTGGAATTTTGTGTTTATGACAAGTTTGATG ACAACACAAATAACGGCTGTCCTCCCGTCAAAACCTTGGGTACAACCTGAAGATGTACACGACAAATCGGTAATTTCTCCTTTTCAACCAGAGGCTACACCATTGACTCAGCAATCGGACATCACCCCCGGCGAACACAAACATGACTGTCCAGCCCCACCGGTGTGTAGTTGCAGTGATATTAATAATGTCATCGATTGTTCCGGTAGAGGACTGACTCGCGTTCCAGAATTCAGTAAAAGTGACGGCTTATGGGATCTGTACATTAAGAATAACAACATACACAATTTGACAGATGATGACTTTCAGAAAATCCAGATAGAATATCTAGATCTATCAAATAACTCGTTGTCCGCTGTTTCTGACAACGCCTTCCGTGGTTTGGAAAATTCTCTCAAAACATTACATATCGAGACTAATCATTTGGAAGGCATTCCTAAAGCGGTCATGAGTTTGAGTAATATATCCTCCCTGAAAATCCAACAAAATCCAATTACACATTTGGATGAAAACGTGATGAAGTCCCTTGCCAAAACGTTGATGACGTTTCATTTTGGTTTTGAGGGAATGGTCACCTGGCCTTCGTCTGTACAGATTCTGAACTTGTTTGAGTTGGGGATCTACAATCTTCCATTAGAGGAACTACCAGAAACAGCGTTTAGAAATCTCAATATCAGTTGGTTATACTTGAATTCTATGAAGTTGACAAAACTTCCGTCTAGTTTCGGAGATCTTGAGAAGCTCTTCTTCTTATCTTTCAACACTGACAAGGAACTGACATCGAATGGTGTTCCCAGCAGCCTGTTTGAAGGTCTCAAAGGACTGAATGATCTTCAGATTATAAATAGTAAACTCACAGCACTTCCGGACATATTCCACTACATTACCGGCCTATTTCAACTCGAGATAAACTCCGTTCCTATACGTGAATTTACCTCGAACATGCTTCCGGAGAATTCCAATATCACTATTGCCAACTTTAACGACACCCTCTTCGACGAGGTTCCGTCAGCTATATCTGAAATGAAGCAGTTAAGTGTTCTAAGTTTGAACTATAACAACATCACGACTATTCGATCAGAGGATTTCGCCGGACTTACCAAATTGCGATACATATCTATCTCGAACGCCCCACTTAAGAACGTGTCTATGGATGCGTTCCAGACACTGAGTTCCCTGGCGTATATCGCTTTGGACAACACGGCACTGACTACCGTTCCGCGAGCTATAGAAAATGTCAAATTTGACATATTGAGTTTGTTCGGAAACAAGCTAATCTGTACCTGCGAATCGATGGGCTGGATGAAGAACTGGTCGGGTGCTAGTAGAATCGGCATTAACGGGCAGTGTTCGAACCTTGGAAACATGCAGGTTGAAGATTACATCAAACAGGACATTCCCAGATGTCCTTGA